The Streptomyces sp. YIM 121038 genome includes a window with the following:
- a CDS encoding VgrG-related protein, with protein MGTNDDWYAAEPVVQLAGKEVPREWAGAVVETLVETSVAQPARACVRFHDPDRTMLAKLNVSIGARLVVHAALDGRRRQLFAGEVTELQTQLTSDTSQTFAVVWGMDGGHRLQRGRQVRAYSNASLEKIVREAAARAGLVCGDVHGARETIPYLAQPNMTDWELLQHLAVERGLRVSVEGKQGTVLHLRRAAPETGRPRVILRRGDNLLSVTAALTSAGQVDTVEVRGWDVTHKKPLSSETVKTEKSDRVRIGLSPADACRPFRRAGGARLLVAGRPYAVKAEAKTAAQALAADCAAGFAGLQAVAKGNPGLQAGQWITVAGVGAPFTGDYTISSSRHSFASGQGARTTYTTHVLVDRAPAGPVPAPAPLSAQGVAIGLVTKVKKEDSKEKDDNKEGWVRLKLPWLDESYETDWVRSVQFGGVGGGGVVPVEVGDEVLVAFEHGRLDRPYVLGGLYNGKDHPSDHDGVQLFGPEGKANRRSLASRAGDRIELLTPADGPQGIRLVTGLTSDKGDEKAQRLSLLLDRSAHAIALSAGTDDKAVSLQLDCAGQFAALGAGTDKDQAQICLDQKNKKLTLGTGTGTNAVNLTLNHDTQTLTLAAGTDNNQAQICLDQKNKKLTLGTGTGTNAVNLTLNHDTQTLTLAAGTDNNQAQICLDQKNKKLTLGTGTGTNAVNLTLNHDTQTLTLAAGTDNNQAQICLDQKNKKLTLNGGAAGTLELAANNINITATEKLTLQGKNVDIN; from the coding sequence TGTGTGCGCTTTCACGATCCTGACCGCACCATGCTGGCCAAACTCAACGTCTCCATCGGTGCCCGCCTGGTGGTACACGCGGCCCTCGACGGCAGGCGACGGCAGTTGTTCGCCGGTGAGGTGACGGAGCTGCAGACTCAGCTGACTTCCGACACCTCGCAGACCTTCGCCGTGGTGTGGGGCATGGACGGCGGCCATCGGCTGCAGCGAGGCCGGCAGGTACGCGCGTACAGCAATGCCTCGCTGGAGAAGATCGTGCGGGAGGCGGCTGCTCGGGCTGGGCTGGTGTGCGGTGACGTCCACGGCGCACGAGAGACAATCCCCTACCTGGCTCAGCCAAATATGACGGACTGGGAACTGTTGCAGCATCTGGCGGTGGAACGCGGACTGCGCGTAAGTGTCGAAGGCAAGCAGGGGACGGTACTGCATCTGCGCCGCGCCGCCCCCGAGACGGGCCGGCCACGGGTCATCCTGCGGCGCGGGGACAACCTGCTGTCCGTCACGGCAGCGCTGACATCAGCTGGCCAAGTGGATACCGTGGAGGTACGTGGCTGGGATGTGACGCACAAGAAGCCCCTGAGCAGCGAAACAGTCAAGACCGAGAAGAGTGATCGCGTCCGGATCGGGCTGTCGCCCGCGGATGCATGTCGGCCCTTTCGGCGTGCTGGCGGCGCACGGCTGCTGGTGGCGGGACGGCCCTACGCGGTGAAAGCAGAGGCCAAGACGGCCGCGCAGGCGCTGGCGGCCGACTGCGCTGCCGGCTTTGCCGGTCTGCAGGCGGTGGCTAAGGGCAACCCCGGACTGCAGGCCGGGCAGTGGATCACCGTGGCGGGTGTCGGTGCCCCCTTCACCGGCGACTACACGATTTCCTCGTCCCGGCACAGCTTCGCCAGCGGCCAGGGAGCCCGGACGACCTACACCACCCATGTGCTGGTCGACCGGGCACCGGCAGGCCCGGTGCCCGCGCCTGCTCCGCTGTCCGCTCAGGGCGTGGCCATCGGCCTGGTGACCAAGGTCAAGAAAGAGGACAGCAAGGAAAAGGACGATAACAAGGAGGGCTGGGTCCGGCTGAAGCTGCCGTGGCTTGATGAGAGTTATGAGACTGACTGGGTTCGCAGTGTGCAGTTCGGGGGAGTCGGAGGGGGCGGGGTTGTGCCGGTCGAGGTCGGCGATGAGGTGCTGGTTGCTTTCGAGCACGGTCGCCTGGACCGGCCGTACGTGCTCGGCGGCCTGTACAACGGCAAGGACCATCCCAGTGATCACGATGGTGTCCAGCTGTTCGGTCCCGAAGGCAAGGCCAACCGCAGATCTCTGGCGTCGCGAGCCGGGGACCGGATCGAGTTGCTCACCCCCGCCGACGGGCCGCAGGGCATCCGCCTGGTCACCGGGCTGACCAGCGACAAGGGAGACGAGAAGGCGCAGCGCCTGTCGCTGTTGCTGGACCGGTCCGCTCACGCCATCGCGCTCTCGGCGGGAACAGACGACAAGGCCGTTTCTCTGCAGCTGGACTGCGCGGGCCAATTCGCCGCGCTCGGCGCGGGCACCGACAAGGACCAAGCCCAAATCTGCCTCGACCAGAAAAACAAGAAACTCACCCTCGGCACCGGCACCGGCACCAACGCCGTCAACCTCACCCTCAACCACGACACCCAAACCCTCACCCTCGCCGCAGGCACCGACAACAACCAAGCCCAAATCTGCCTCGACCAGAAAAACAAGAAACTCACCCTCGGCACCGGCACCGGCACCAACGCCGTCAACCTCACCCTCAACCACGACACCCAAACCCTCACCCTCGCCGCAGGCACCGACAACAACCAAGCCCAAATCTGCCTCGACCAGAAAAACAAGAAACTCACCCTCGGCACCGGCACCGGCACCAACGCCGTCAACCTCACCCTCAACCACGACACCCAAACCCTCACCCTCGCCGCAGGCACCGACAACAACCAAGCCCAAATCTGCCTCGACCAGAAAAACAAGAAACTCACCCTGAACGGCGGCGCCGCAGGGACCCTGGAGCTAGCGGCCAATAACATCAACATTACAGCCACAGAGAAGCTGACGCTGCAAGGAAAAAATGTCGATATCAATTAA
- a CDS encoding GPW/gp25 family protein, producing MSDPDIIGAGWSFPAHRDIDGNARLASGTDDIEQAIHIILATAPGERAMRPEFGCAIHNLVFAPVNATTAGLMEQAVHEALERWEPRVEVDSVTVQGDEANTARVYISIWYHARNSNDPRNLVFPFYTIPAHAPEIP from the coding sequence GTGTCAGATCCGGACATCATCGGGGCAGGGTGGTCATTCCCCGCTCACCGCGATATTGACGGCAATGCGCGTCTGGCAAGTGGTACTGACGATATCGAGCAGGCCATCCATATCATCCTGGCCACCGCGCCAGGCGAGCGTGCAATGCGGCCCGAATTCGGCTGCGCCATCCACAACCTGGTCTTCGCCCCAGTCAACGCGACCACGGCGGGGCTGATGGAACAGGCCGTCCATGAGGCACTCGAGCGGTGGGAACCACGGGTTGAGGTGGACAGTGTGACGGTCCAGGGCGACGAGGCCAATACGGCGCGGGTCTACATCAGCATCTGGTACCACGCCCGCAACAGCAACGATCCACGCAACCTTGTCTTTCCCTTCTACACCATTCCTGCGCACGCCCCGGAGATACCATGA
- a CDS encoding baseplate J/gp47 family protein, which yields MTSALPPSRENPGQAIQEESDLDSLRFQDVVDDAKRILPSLYPQWTDHNVSDPGITLIEACAAEIDTLSYRLGRMPPQVLDAYLKLLARPLQPATAARALLTFTQTPGAPADPPVPVRLPAGTQVATGPGPEEGVVFTITSQYTLPAVPGYAYGRPNTIPSNPSGNGAYNVTSLDLDADLPVAPTDSPDQGKSLALLTDPGQGKLLTVHVSLTMQSASGEAEQPPCTLWEVLTSQGWQPVQWLYNGTSLRTPGPVPCTFTLPRTRTLASVQASLTGSKVGGQATFSAPGCVALRISAEGPPGSRWSIAYLAPAYAVAPAVPALQLTRVSKDVGRSDGTPGQTFPLPHFLAADKLDEARVVVTPSANGVPQTWTRTETFATATDETAHFMLDPATSRLRFGPQVTTHQGAMQYGRIPANDATVTIHDAAITQGARGNVAAHTLTHLVGTTWRQLDPVNPTRPLVEVTNTTSARSGSDPETVELLLENTNAGFHRPQRCVTADEYEHTLNSNLPGLARAICKPAPPAERSRYDLQAVLIPELPAGASPSALTLEASPALITTARDLLSTRRLLGARVLISSPASVPLHIAIDLTTDLPAQEHQRLRDLIRETLIAALHPVTGGPQHTGWALDKIPTAGELSAVLAHVPGIRASAPRITIRPPEGLGPQMPVVDVLDLTINQNRYWDSAVLAPQVTDPAQATDRSISLTIQAGLNTWSLTAPTPTGGRWLTPIPSTLTADTQPLVCQASVRDGAFTGSLTISLPGTGQWVELDWSNPPTGANTFTLTSSSDKLTATLSDGLQQISSSVTGQSRAKNLGAAGNSAHPQLTLTLTPGEALNRSLILDAADGSNDTWTAAKETNSLRNCSAEIKDLKASISCQNNNASMYGAVTYTCTVTKHFVTLNWEAAPLGNITYKASANSNAQAFLAGELITPQGITRTAGQEDGGRNATAKITLKDPLHQHVTVHLDNRLPSNLTRASLSAPTNALWKPEPPLIVTADTASFTTVATNQAQPFTGSATYAYTLNSDTTGQLTLTWTRNKDNITITLTVPTQATVKAGSSWS from the coding sequence ATGACGTCCGCGCTGCCTCCCTCCCGTGAAAATCCCGGCCAGGCCATACAAGAGGAATCTGACCTGGACTCGCTGCGCTTTCAGGACGTGGTCGATGATGCGAAACGGATCCTGCCCTCGCTGTATCCGCAGTGGACCGACCACAACGTCTCCGATCCCGGCATCACCCTGATCGAAGCATGCGCCGCGGAGATCGACACGCTGTCCTATCGGCTGGGCCGCATGCCCCCACAGGTCCTCGACGCATACCTCAAACTGCTGGCCCGCCCTCTGCAGCCGGCCACAGCCGCCCGCGCGCTGCTCACCTTCACACAGACCCCCGGCGCCCCCGCCGATCCGCCGGTACCCGTCCGCCTGCCTGCGGGCACTCAAGTGGCAACCGGGCCTGGTCCGGAGGAGGGTGTCGTCTTCACCATCACCAGCCAATACACCCTGCCAGCGGTGCCCGGCTATGCTTACGGCCGTCCAAACACCATCCCCTCCAATCCCAGCGGCAACGGCGCTTACAACGTCACTTCCCTGGACCTAGATGCTGACCTGCCCGTGGCCCCAACAGATTCCCCGGACCAGGGGAAGTCCTTGGCCCTCCTTACCGATCCCGGCCAAGGCAAGCTCCTGACAGTGCACGTGTCCCTGACCATGCAATCAGCATCCGGTGAAGCGGAGCAGCCACCGTGCACACTCTGGGAGGTGCTGACCTCGCAGGGATGGCAGCCGGTGCAGTGGCTATACAACGGAACCTCCCTGCGCACCCCCGGCCCCGTTCCCTGCACTTTCACACTGCCGCGCACCCGAACGCTGGCGAGCGTGCAGGCCAGCCTCACGGGAAGCAAAGTCGGCGGGCAGGCAACCTTCTCGGCACCGGGCTGCGTCGCCTTGCGTATCAGCGCCGAAGGCCCCCCCGGCTCCCGGTGGTCCATCGCCTACCTAGCCCCGGCCTACGCCGTTGCCCCAGCTGTACCTGCCCTGCAGCTCACCCGCGTCAGCAAGGACGTGGGACGGTCGGACGGCACACCAGGCCAGACCTTCCCCCTGCCTCACTTCCTGGCAGCCGACAAACTAGATGAGGCACGCGTCGTCGTCACACCGTCGGCCAACGGGGTACCTCAGACCTGGACCCGGACCGAGACCTTCGCCACCGCGACCGACGAAACCGCGCACTTCATGCTCGACCCGGCAACCAGCCGACTCCGCTTCGGCCCTCAAGTCACCACACATCAGGGGGCCATGCAGTACGGCAGGATCCCAGCCAACGATGCCACGGTCACCATCCACGACGCTGCCATCACCCAAGGAGCCCGCGGTAACGTGGCAGCCCATACCCTGACACATCTGGTAGGAACAACCTGGAGGCAGCTGGACCCGGTGAATCCTACCCGCCCCCTGGTCGAGGTCACCAATACCACCTCCGCGCGCAGCGGCAGCGACCCCGAGACCGTCGAGCTCCTGCTGGAGAACACCAATGCCGGGTTCCACCGGCCACAGCGATGTGTCACGGCCGACGAGTACGAACACACCCTGAACAGCAACCTTCCCGGCCTGGCCCGGGCCATCTGCAAGCCCGCGCCGCCGGCTGAGCGCTCCCGCTACGACTTGCAGGCCGTTCTCATCCCCGAACTGCCCGCCGGTGCATCACCGTCCGCCCTCACCCTGGAAGCCAGCCCTGCTCTGATCACCACCGCCCGCGACCTGCTCAGCACACGACGACTGCTGGGCGCCCGCGTCCTGATATCCAGCCCGGCCAGTGTGCCGCTGCACATCGCCATCGACCTGACCACAGACCTGCCCGCCCAGGAACATCAGCGGCTGCGGGACCTCATCCGCGAAACACTCATCGCCGCCCTTCACCCAGTTACCGGTGGGCCACAGCACACGGGATGGGCCCTGGACAAAATCCCGACAGCAGGCGAACTCTCCGCCGTTCTTGCCCACGTACCCGGGATCCGTGCCAGCGCACCCCGCATCACCATCCGGCCGCCTGAGGGCCTCGGCCCGCAGATGCCCGTCGTGGATGTCCTGGACCTCACCATCAACCAGAACAGGTACTGGGATTCGGCTGTCCTGGCCCCACAGGTCACGGACCCAGCACAAGCCACTGACCGCAGCATCTCCCTGACGATCCAGGCGGGACTGAATACCTGGAGCCTGACGGCCCCCACGCCCACCGGAGGCCGATGGCTCACTCCCATCCCCTCCACCCTCACGGCTGATACCCAGCCCCTGGTCTGCCAGGCCAGCGTCCGGGACGGCGCGTTCACCGGCTCCCTCACCATCTCTCTGCCCGGTACCGGGCAGTGGGTCGAGTTGGACTGGAGCAACCCTCCCACCGGAGCCAACACATTCACACTGACCAGCAGCAGCGACAAACTCACCGCCACGCTCTCGGACGGCTTACAGCAGATCTCGTCATCCGTTACAGGGCAGTCCAGGGCAAAAAATCTCGGTGCCGCAGGCAACAGCGCCCACCCTCAGCTCACACTCACACTCACCCCAGGCGAGGCTCTCAACAGAAGCCTGATACTGGATGCCGCCGACGGCAGCAACGACACATGGACAGCAGCCAAGGAAACCAACAGCCTGAGAAACTGTTCGGCAGAGATCAAAGATCTGAAAGCTTCGATAAGTTGCCAAAACAACAACGCGTCCATGTATGGCGCCGTCACCTACACCTGCACCGTCACCAAGCACTTCGTCACGCTGAACTGGGAAGCCGCCCCTCTGGGAAACATCACCTACAAGGCCTCCGCAAACAGCAATGCGCAGGCATTTCTGGCCGGCGAACTAATCACCCCCCAGGGCATCACCCGCACTGCAGGCCAAGAGGACGGCGGCAGGAACGCCACGGCGAAGATCACGCTCAAGGATCCCCTGCACCAGCATGTAACCGTCCACCTGGATAACAGGCTGCCATCCAACCTGACCCGCGCATCGCTCAGTGCCCCGACCAATGCACTGTGGAAACCCGAACCTCCCCTGATCGTCACCGCCGACACCGCATCCTTCACCACCGTCGCCACGAACCAGGCACAGCCATTCACTGGCTCCGCAACCTACGCCTACACACTGAATTCCGACACGACGGGACAGCTCACCCTCACCTGGACTCGCAATAAGGACAACATCACGATCACCCTTACCGTCCCGACCCAGGCCACGGTCAAAGCCGGTTCCAGCTGGTCCTGA
- a CDS encoding transposase codes for MPCSTASSTFPPAWAAGDEHRELTGVPDETAFTTKPELAARMLTRLRRLGCRARWVAADEVYGGQALRRRLRELGYDYAVGVRTTHTVTTDDGNRVAVTTLVPKAAWQRVRTGSGTKGDRHYDWACISVKNDDAPTSGKPDHGESVILVRRHRYPANSPIATATPAVPSPWPPWCMSSPAGGGPRRPSRPPRPSPASTRAR; via the coding sequence ATGCCCTGCTCGACCGCGAGCTCTACCTTCCCCCCGGCCTGGGCCGCCGGCGACGAGCACCGCGAACTGACCGGCGTCCCCGACGAGACGGCCTTCACCACCAAGCCCGAACTGGCCGCCAGGATGCTGACCCGGCTGCGACGGCTGGGCTGCCGGGCCCGCTGGGTGGCCGCGGACGAGGTCTACGGGGGCCAGGCGCTGCGGCGCCGTCTGCGCGAGCTCGGCTACGACTACGCCGTCGGCGTACGCACCACTCACACCGTCACCACCGACGACGGGAACCGTGTCGCGGTCACCACCCTGGTGCCGAAGGCGGCCTGGCAGCGCGTGCGCACCGGGTCGGGCACCAAGGGCGACCGGCACTACGACTGGGCCTGCATCAGCGTAAAGAACGACGACGCCCCCACCAGCGGCAAGCCGGACCACGGCGAGTCGGTGATCCTCGTCCGCCGTCACCGCTACCCGGCGAACTCTCCTATTGCCACTGCCACTCCAGCCGTCCCGTCACCCTGGCCACCCTGGTGCATGTCGTCTCCAGCAGGTGGCGGACCGAGGAGGCCTTCGAGACCGCCAAGGCCGTCGCCAGCCTCGACCAGGGCCAGGTGA
- a CDS encoding phage tail protein, whose translation MTDQPDLPSPSTRPALPSVLARDPMMRQFAEAVGRLLEPFHSALADLPRVLDPWRTDTPWLSWLAQVCDAPRLSPWGEGPQRAAIASAMALATERGTPAALRHHAALLGWELSVSDPGWVKTARELAEELTHGVPAHAGVTVALAWPPSEALDHYTARGQLRAVAEANCPAAIPFTTLLADGDAPTAALTLPARFQSVSGGARTVFFYRPGVEPGGLAQSNTAVDPTVGYDLTARRPVPGPSRLEHRWKGLGPTAFSSFLQGSIDAAAYSADRNCFLLVSGAQVAHWDGTGHAFTCVYSLGTVLPQWGTAVVDDILSVPTGEHKGLYVFSKNTYRHYPSAFEAPSTAAKDVNQLYAELPSEFHQGFDAVVEDPEREGVHYLLAGPRCAEIHQFRYVQTHFIHELWPGLPIRTSTPQRGGGAIIVSDLVTINQPLPVSYYSRTYSQGGEISLYAAPAVEYDNRRTLAAPLHQVEASNSSGSVTIAKEKISTPGVYTLYYGDPAFGAWFANPAEFTALLPANSRDTGKVAPDGTPVSGQAIGFTWRVKKEWQQGAAVVLYQGNGPQEQTPGAQASALAPLPLLAPGTQETGSVTAAVPGLPPGDWTACLVARGHAAWLATPNHFTVTLQNSDYGTLSLTNATAGSLPAHSAPLFRLTQPSNPHHQRPDGRLHIYPGQDIPSPDTLPTGIRAVWTEPVSSTTANYPASAQPPGGYTAYWTAGSSTAWLAPPVRFTVAMDPARPGSLSLNPIQGSATKVTYATPYDPAGKNIVAVFEHTPGTSNNKPLINTNRETWGAKAFKDAPNKTGTLNLSGDEFKTPGDYCVYFTGSSGGNLADPQYFHAMLSPLPEGIQITKPNDITDAANAQISFTTNFPHLKNYYCIRQGDLSPEGKEIEKEYLGNNSPVTLSHTYAPGKYTVYFFARNSPVAQLAAPKTFLVNAAVTEKDYIRLPASPPTYGDDIQIEYASRFGGNPEGYSSSDNLMTIWQNGVMKSSAKAPAAHSTVTLQGNLPPGEYQVKLMGKGGSQLAAASTPLKIVARTITFYIADQSYDAWSATQSLTNCTGTVHDIPLKASGSEYTRVQYSQGSQAIPMSGSMAFTPPDPGQGTLTIRWEMANDGSVTYSLDRNAASPLSAVFLTTSNGSGISNPASALKYPAGQSGGGPQATLYLHLRNEKHRSISLTYQNGLASSLAVTVPGTAVNATLDGKPSTSVAANSTSQKYLWTVTASSQESSATANCTFTHPETQKLTSLTLTWASPAYPGKPSYTITSPSGEILQLTGLSSLPAAGKYIITNVAFPNRAIDQADSNANPGSRTISYRRGTGENQRWTIEAKSGSLYSIKSGLAGTAYLSLDGADPSKITVQSTLTLWSIEPCGDDVYRLLHPKGGVLTLPADNDGQLTLATWENQNQQKWKFNTP comes from the coding sequence ATGACCGACCAACCTGATCTTCCCTCTCCGTCGACCCGGCCCGCGTTGCCCTCCGTGCTCGCGCGGGATCCCATGATGCGGCAATTCGCTGAGGCCGTCGGCCGCCTCCTGGAGCCCTTCCACAGCGCGCTGGCAGACCTCCCGCGTGTGCTGGATCCCTGGCGCACCGATACCCCGTGGCTGAGCTGGCTGGCCCAGGTCTGTGACGCCCCACGGCTGTCTCCGTGGGGCGAGGGCCCGCAGCGGGCCGCCATCGCGAGTGCTATGGCTCTGGCCACCGAGCGCGGCACCCCCGCCGCGCTGCGGCACCATGCCGCGCTGCTGGGGTGGGAGCTGTCGGTGTCCGATCCGGGCTGGGTCAAGACGGCCAGGGAACTGGCTGAGGAGTTGACTCATGGCGTCCCCGCACATGCTGGTGTGACCGTGGCGCTGGCCTGGCCGCCGTCGGAAGCTCTCGATCACTACACCGCCCGCGGTCAGTTGCGGGCGGTGGCTGAGGCCAACTGCCCTGCGGCTATCCCGTTCACCACGCTGCTGGCCGACGGTGACGCGCCGACCGCCGCGTTGACTCTCCCCGCCCGGTTCCAGAGCGTCTCCGGCGGAGCCCGCACGGTGTTCTTCTACCGTCCCGGCGTGGAGCCTGGCGGGCTGGCACAGAGCAACACGGCAGTCGACCCCACCGTGGGATACGACCTCACTGCCCGGCGGCCCGTCCCCGGCCCCTCGCGCCTGGAGCACCGCTGGAAAGGACTGGGGCCGACTGCCTTCAGCTCCTTTCTCCAGGGCTCGATCGATGCCGCCGCCTACAGTGCCGACAGAAATTGCTTCCTGCTGGTGAGTGGAGCCCAGGTTGCCCACTGGGACGGCACCGGTCACGCGTTCACCTGCGTCTACTCTCTCGGTACGGTCCTCCCGCAGTGGGGTACCGCAGTTGTGGACGACATCCTGTCGGTTCCGACGGGGGAACACAAAGGGCTGTATGTATTCAGCAAGAACACATACAGGCACTATCCCTCCGCCTTCGAAGCCCCTAGCACAGCAGCCAAGGATGTCAATCAGCTCTATGCCGAACTGCCGTCCGAGTTCCACCAGGGCTTCGACGCCGTCGTCGAGGACCCGGAACGAGAGGGAGTTCACTATCTGCTGGCAGGACCCCGGTGCGCCGAGATCCACCAATTCCGCTATGTGCAAACCCATTTCATTCATGAGCTGTGGCCAGGGCTCCCTATCCGAACTTCTACCCCGCAGAGGGGCGGCGGCGCCATTATCGTCAGCGATCTCGTAACGATCAACCAACCGCTCCCCGTGTCCTACTACTCACGCACCTATTCCCAAGGGGGAGAGATCTCCCTCTACGCAGCTCCGGCAGTCGAATACGACAACCGCAGAACCCTGGCCGCACCGCTGCACCAAGTCGAGGCCAGCAATTCCAGCGGCTCCGTCACGATAGCGAAAGAGAAAATCAGCACTCCTGGTGTGTACACCCTCTACTACGGGGACCCTGCCTTCGGCGCCTGGTTCGCCAATCCCGCAGAGTTCACCGCCCTCCTCCCCGCAAACAGCCGCGATACCGGAAAAGTCGCCCCTGACGGGACACCGGTGTCCGGCCAGGCCATCGGCTTCACATGGAGAGTAAAGAAGGAATGGCAGCAGGGCGCGGCCGTCGTCCTGTACCAGGGAAACGGACCGCAGGAGCAGACCCCCGGCGCACAAGCAAGCGCCCTCGCCCCCCTTCCGCTTCTCGCGCCAGGGACGCAGGAAACCGGGTCGGTGACCGCTGCCGTGCCCGGCCTGCCGCCCGGTGACTGGACCGCATGCCTCGTGGCACGCGGGCACGCCGCCTGGCTCGCCACGCCCAATCACTTCACCGTCACTCTCCAGAACAGCGACTACGGCACCCTCTCGCTCACGAATGCGACTGCGGGATCGCTCCCCGCACACTCCGCTCCCCTCTTTCGCCTCACCCAGCCCTCGAACCCTCACCACCAGCGGCCCGACGGACGTCTGCACATCTATCCCGGGCAGGACATCCCCTCCCCCGACACCCTGCCCACCGGCATCAGAGCCGTCTGGACAGAACCAGTGTCCAGCACGACGGCGAACTATCCGGCATCAGCACAGCCCCCCGGTGGATACACCGCCTACTGGACAGCGGGAAGCAGCACGGCATGGCTGGCCCCTCCTGTTCGCTTCACCGTAGCCATGGACCCCGCTCGTCCCGGCTCCCTATCCCTCAACCCGATCCAGGGCAGCGCCACAAAGGTGACGTACGCGACACCGTATGACCCGGCTGGCAAGAACATCGTCGCCGTATTCGAACATACCCCTGGCACCTCCAACAATAAGCCCCTCATCAACACCAATAGAGAAACCTGGGGAGCCAAAGCATTCAAGGACGCCCCGAATAAAACCGGAACGCTGAACCTGTCTGGAGATGAGTTCAAAACACCGGGAGACTACTGCGTCTACTTCACAGGGAGCAGCGGCGGGAACCTCGCAGATCCGCAATACTTCCATGCCATGCTTTCCCCGCTCCCCGAGGGAATCCAGATTACCAAACCAAACGACATCACTGATGCTGCCAATGCCCAGATCTCATTCACTACAAACTTTCCGCACCTCAAGAACTACTACTGCATACGACAAGGTGACCTCAGCCCCGAAGGGAAAGAGATAGAAAAAGAATACCTCGGCAACAACTCGCCTGTCACCCTCAGTCATACATACGCGCCAGGCAAATACACCGTATATTTCTTCGCACGGAACTCGCCGGTGGCACAACTCGCCGCCCCCAAGACTTTCTTGGTCAACGCGGCGGTAACTGAGAAAGACTACATCAGGCTCCCCGCGTCACCCCCCACATACGGCGATGACATACAGATCGAGTACGCCAGCAGATTCGGCGGAAATCCAGAGGGCTACAGCAGCAGCGACAACCTTATGACAATCTGGCAGAACGGGGTCATGAAAAGCTCCGCAAAAGCCCCTGCAGCCCACTCAACCGTAACGCTTCAGGGCAACCTGCCCCCCGGTGAATATCAAGTCAAACTGATGGGCAAGGGCGGGAGCCAACTTGCCGCCGCCTCAACTCCCCTCAAGATTGTGGCCCGGACCATCACCTTCTATATCGCAGACCAGTCGTACGATGCCTGGAGCGCTACGCAGTCGCTGACCAACTGCACCGGAACCGTCCATGACATTCCGCTAAAAGCATCTGGCTCAGAATATACCCGCGTCCAGTACAGCCAGGGATCACAGGCGATCCCCATGTCTGGCAGCATGGCCTTCACTCCTCCGGACCCCGGGCAGGGGACCCTCACCATCCGTTGGGAAATGGCCAACGACGGCTCCGTCACATACTCCCTGGATCGGAATGCAGCGAGCCCCCTCAGCGCTGTTTTCCTTACCACCTCGAACGGATCGGGGATTTCCAACCCGGCCTCGGCCCTGAAATACCCGGCCGGCCAGTCAGGTGGCGGCCCTCAGGCAACGTTGTACCTCCACCTGAGGAACGAAAAGCACCGGTCCATCTCCCTTACCTACCAGAACGGACTCGCCAGCTCGCTCGCCGTCACGGTTCCGGGCACAGCCGTCAACGCCACGCTCGACGGGAAACCCTCCACCTCTGTTGCGGCGAACAGCACATCACAGAAGTACCTCTGGACTGTCACTGCCTCTTCCCAGGAATCCTCCGCTACAGCAAACTGCACGTTCACCCATCCGGAAACACAAAAGTTGACGAGTCTTACCCTTACCTGGGCCAGTCCCGCCTACCCTGGGAAGCCGTCCTACACCATCACCTCACCCTCCGGAGAAATACTGCAGCTCACTGGGCTTTCCTCGCTACCTGCGGCGGGAAAGTACATCATCACCAACGTCGCGTTCCCCAACCGTGCCATCGATCAGGCGGATAGCAACGCAAATCCAGGCAGCAGGACCATCAGTTACCGCCGCGGCACGGGAGAAAATCAGCGGTGGACCATTGAGGCGAAATCCGGCAGTCTCTACTCCATTAAGAGCGGCCTCGCCGGCACCGCCTATCTCAGCCTAGACGGTGCTGATCCATCGAAGATCACCGTTCAGTCCACCCTCACACTGTGGTCAATCGAACCCTGCGGCGACGATGTATACCGCCTCCTGCATCCTAAAGGCGGCGTCCTTACCCTTCCCGCAGACAATGACGGCCAACTCACACTGGCCACCTGGGAAAACCAAAACCAGCAGAAGTGGAAGTTCAACACTCCATAA